From Pseudomonas hefeiensis, one genomic window encodes:
- a CDS encoding alpha/beta hydrolase family protein, giving the protein MTARSETIQIEIDDELMNGTFLSPKSKVPGVLFVHGWGGSQERDLERAKGIAGLGCVCLTFDLRGHTGGAGIPLSRVTREDNLRDLLTAYDRLLAHPALDTSAIAVVGTSYGGYLAAILTLLRPVRWLALRVPALYRDEQWHTPKRDLDKTDLLDYRSTPVHADTNRALHACSQFTGDVLLVESETDEHVPHATIMSYRAACQQTHSLTHRIIDGADHALSDPVSQQAYTSILVDWITEMVVGERLSIIQSR; this is encoded by the coding sequence ATGACGGCTAGAAGCGAAACCATTCAGATCGAGATCGACGACGAACTCATGAACGGGACCTTCCTGAGTCCCAAGTCGAAGGTTCCGGGGGTGTTGTTCGTCCACGGTTGGGGCGGTAGCCAGGAGCGTGACCTGGAACGGGCCAAAGGCATCGCCGGCCTGGGCTGCGTCTGCCTGACCTTTGACTTGCGCGGGCATACCGGCGGAGCGGGCATTCCGTTATCCCGGGTAACCCGGGAAGATAACCTGCGGGATTTGCTCACCGCCTATGATCGGCTGCTCGCCCATCCAGCCTTGGATACCTCGGCGATCGCCGTGGTGGGCACCAGCTACGGCGGTTACCTGGCCGCGATCCTGACGTTGCTGCGGCCGGTGCGCTGGCTGGCACTGCGGGTGCCGGCGCTGTACCGCGACGAGCAATGGCACACGCCCAAGCGTGACCTGGACAAGACGGACCTGCTGGATTACCGCAGTACCCCGGTGCACGCCGACACCAACCGCGCCTTGCACGCATGTTCGCAGTTCACGGGTGATGTATTGCTGGTGGAGTCGGAGACCGACGAGCATGTGCCCCACGCGACGATCATGAGCTACCGAGCGGCGTGCCAGCAGACCCATTCGCTGACGCACCGGATCATCGACGGCGCCGACCATGCCTTGAGCGACCCGGTGTCCCAGCAGGCCTACACCTCGATTCTGGTGGACTGGATCACCGAGATGGTGGTGGGCGAGCGATTGAGCATTATCCAGTCGCGTTGA
- a CDS encoding sigma-70 family RNA polymerase sigma factor, whose translation MSAASSGNAQLHQLYRDHHGWLHAWLRRKLGNHDHAADIAQDTFLRLLVSGRIPGVVEGRSYLTQIARNLVIDQWRRQRIERAYLESIAHLPEPQTPCLETRAIILETLQKIDAMLDRMPSNVRTAFLLSQFEGLGYAQIAERLQVTVSSVQKYMTRAILACYQTVYEE comes from the coding sequence ATGTCAGCAGCTTCCAGTGGCAATGCTCAACTGCATCAACTCTACCGCGATCACCACGGGTGGCTGCACGCCTGGTTGCGTCGAAAGCTGGGCAACCATGACCACGCGGCGGACATCGCGCAAGATACATTTCTGCGTCTGCTGGTTTCCGGGCGTATCCCCGGGGTAGTGGAAGGGCGCAGTTACCTGACCCAGATCGCCCGTAACCTTGTGATTGATCAGTGGCGTCGGCAGCGAATCGAACGGGCCTATCTGGAAAGTATCGCCCATTTGCCCGAGCCCCAGACGCCTTGCCTGGAGACGCGAGCAATCATCCTGGAAACGCTTCAGAAGATCGACGCGATGCTCGACCGGATGCCCAGCAACGTGCGAACCGCCTTCCTGCTGTCGCAATTCGAGGGCCTTGGCTATGCGCAAATTGCCGAACGTCTGCAAGTCACGGTCAGCTCAGTACAAAAATACATGACCCGCGCCATCCTGGCCTGCTACCAGACGGTCTATGAAGAATGA
- a CDS encoding GlxA family transcriptional regulator, translating to MTQERAVAELGVLIYPGAQMAAVHGLTDLFAVAQRIADEQASAQLPRLRVSHWRAQEGEVPTRVFDSFAGPQGRLVALLIPPSIAGFSEGLVSQALVSWLRARHADGTVLGGVCVGSILLAESGLLDGRSATTHWTSAKTFAARYPKIKLNADKPIVDDGDLITTAGLMAWSELGLRLVDRLLGPSIATRTAQFLVIEHSDSASQCGSNFAPILGHGDSAILKVQHWLQGSGAVDVSLGAMAERAGLEERTFLRRFRAATGLKPTEYCQHLRVGKAREMLEFTNGTIDHIAWTVGYQDPGAFRTTFKKITGLAPSDYRARFGVSPMNAPK from the coding sequence ATGACGCAGGAACGGGCAGTCGCCGAGCTCGGGGTGCTCATCTACCCCGGCGCGCAGATGGCGGCGGTGCATGGCTTGACCGATCTGTTCGCCGTGGCGCAGCGGATTGCCGACGAGCAAGCCAGCGCGCAGCTGCCGCGACTGCGGGTCAGTCATTGGCGAGCGCAGGAGGGTGAAGTACCGACCCGGGTGTTCGACAGTTTCGCGGGTCCCCAGGGCAGACTGGTCGCCCTGCTGATTCCACCGTCCATCGCCGGTTTCAGTGAGGGGCTGGTGTCGCAGGCGCTGGTGAGTTGGTTGCGAGCGCGGCATGCCGACGGGACGGTGCTGGGTGGTGTGTGTGTCGGTTCGATTCTGTTGGCCGAAAGCGGCCTGCTCGATGGGCGCAGCGCCACGACCCACTGGACCTCGGCCAAGACCTTTGCTGCACGTTATCCGAAGATCAAGCTCAACGCCGACAAACCCATCGTCGACGATGGGGACCTGATTACCACGGCCGGGCTGATGGCCTGGTCGGAATTGGGGTTACGACTGGTGGACCGACTGCTCGGTCCCAGCATCGCCACGCGCACGGCGCAGTTTCTGGTGATCGAACACAGCGACAGCGCTAGCCAATGCGGCAGCAACTTTGCGCCCATCCTCGGACACGGTGACTCGGCCATTCTCAAGGTCCAGCACTGGCTGCAAGGCAGCGGCGCGGTGGACGTTTCCCTCGGCGCCATGGCCGAACGGGCCGGGCTGGAGGAACGCACCTTCCTGCGCAGGTTTCGCGCCGCCACCGGGCTCAAACCCACCGAATACTGCCAGCACCTGCGCGTCGGCAAGGCCCGGGAAATGCTGGAATTCACCAATGGCACCATCGACCACATTGCCTGGACGGTGGGTTATCAGGACCCGGGGGCTTTTCGCACGACGTTCAAGAAGATCACCGGGTTGGCGCCCAGTGATTATCGGGCGAGGTTTGGGGTAAGCCCGATGAATGCTCCAAAGTAG
- a CDS encoding FecR domain-containing protein: protein MKHRAEPPVSPAVVEQASEWLMLHWGGEMNDAQQRAFILWQRADAEHVRAWQRLQDLQRTLGSVPRDCAQAVLKDAPQRSRRDMLKLLSLMLVTGATGYSLHSQKPWRAGLADQHTAVGEIRRLTLEDGTRLDLDTDSAVDVLFSASHRRIRLVKGAILLESGHKPEYLQRPLIVQTAAGDIQALGTRFCVAEAQQGIRVDLYTGMLEVRPTAAAAQRLVEGQSLWFDQDRLGVITATDPNASAWSEGHLIAERQLLGQFLSQLSRYRPGMLRCDPAAAPLLITGVFPLTDTDAILAALARSLPVRVHQTTRYWVTVKRLA, encoded by the coding sequence ATGAAACACCGCGCCGAACCACCGGTTTCACCAGCCGTCGTCGAACAGGCCAGCGAGTGGCTGATGCTGCATTGGGGCGGTGAAATGAATGACGCTCAACAGCGAGCGTTTATCCTGTGGCAGCGCGCCGATGCCGAACACGTCAGGGCCTGGCAGCGCTTGCAAGACTTGCAGCGGACCTTGGGCAGCGTTCCTCGCGACTGTGCCCAGGCCGTGCTCAAGGATGCACCGCAGCGGTCGCGGCGCGACATGCTCAAGCTGCTTTCCCTGATGCTGGTCACGGGAGCAACCGGCTATTCGCTGCACAGCCAGAAACCCTGGCGCGCAGGATTGGCCGACCAGCACACGGCAGTGGGCGAAATCCGTCGGCTGACCCTGGAAGACGGCACGCGCCTGGACCTGGATACCGACAGCGCCGTGGACGTACTTTTTTCTGCCAGCCACCGGCGCATTCGTCTGGTCAAGGGGGCTATCCTGCTGGAGTCCGGGCATAAACCCGAGTACCTCCAGCGGCCATTGATCGTGCAGACCGCGGCTGGCGATATCCAAGCGTTGGGCACACGCTTCTGCGTGGCCGAGGCACAGCAAGGCATCCGGGTCGACCTTTACACAGGAATGCTGGAAGTACGGCCTACCGCGGCGGCGGCCCAAAGACTGGTGGAGGGCCAGAGCCTCTGGTTCGATCAGGACCGACTCGGCGTCATCACCGCCACCGATCCAAACGCCAGCGCCTGGAGCGAGGGCCACCTGATCGCCGAACGCCAGCTGCTGGGTCAGTTTCTATCGCAACTGAGCCGCTATCGGCCCGGCATGCTCCGCTGCGATCCGGCCGCCGCACCGTTGCTGATCACCGGTGTATTCCCTCTGACCGACACCGACGCCATCCTGGCTGCGCTGGCTCGCTCGCTGCCGGTGCGCGTCCACCAAACAACGCGGTATTGGGTCACGGTAAAGCGTCTCGCCTGA
- a CDS encoding DUF3182 family protein, producing the protein MTTVNRNKLVVDHSTNPHAPLHEVETNRALARWLAQILGLEYGGSYDEQHHGGHDLYVLPTQTVIGAEAALRLGVKGPEDLWGGYVEHDFICTKAITHGLLNRHAVAPVGWSPLFAKLTRGAVLDGVTVFALQDARQAAEHLLYTGAIRFKPIHACAGRDQRVIKSLAQFDEVAAGPEAQALFRDGVVLEQNLEQVKTQSVGQSFINGKILSYCGVQHLTRDSEGLEVYGGSDLLAVQGGYIELLKLELPDDVREAVRLAQVFDDAANQAFPRFFASRRNYDIAQGIDVGGQPRGGVLEQSWRMGGASSAELAALQAFIEDPSSSAVRVSSVETYTDQPLPPGAREVYRGPAHNGDFLLKYVTVHSYDG; encoded by the coding sequence ATGACGACGGTCAATCGCAACAAACTGGTAGTGGACCATTCGACCAACCCCCACGCACCGCTTCATGAAGTTGAAACCAATCGGGCGTTGGCCCGTTGGCTGGCGCAGATTCTGGGGCTTGAATACGGCGGCAGTTATGACGAACAGCACCATGGTGGGCATGATCTGTACGTGCTACCCACGCAAACCGTAATAGGTGCCGAGGCAGCGCTGCGCTTGGGCGTCAAAGGGCCAGAGGATCTATGGGGCGGTTATGTCGAGCATGATTTTATCTGCACCAAGGCAATCACCCACGGTCTGCTGAACAGGCACGCGGTCGCGCCCGTGGGCTGGTCACCGCTGTTCGCCAAGTTGACCCGGGGTGCGGTGCTCGATGGCGTGACTGTGTTTGCGCTCCAGGATGCGCGCCAGGCTGCCGAGCATCTGCTGTACACCGGAGCGATCCGCTTCAAGCCTATCCATGCCTGTGCCGGACGCGATCAGCGGGTGATCAAGAGTCTGGCGCAGTTCGATGAAGTCGCCGCCGGCCCCGAGGCCCAAGCGCTGTTTCGCGACGGTGTGGTGCTTGAGCAGAATCTCGAACAGGTCAAGACCCAGAGCGTCGGCCAGAGCTTCATCAACGGCAAAATATTGAGTTACTGCGGTGTGCAACATCTGACGCGGGACAGTGAAGGGCTGGAGGTTTACGGCGGCTCGGACCTGTTGGCGGTGCAGGGCGGCTATATTGAATTGCTCAAACTTGAGCTGCCCGACGATGTGCGTGAGGCGGTGCGGTTGGCGCAGGTGTTTGACGATGCCGCCAATCAGGCATTTCCAAGGTTTTTTGCCTCGCGACGCAATTACGACATCGCCCAGGGCATCGACGTCGGTGGTCAGCCTCGTGGTGGAGTGCTGGAGCAGTCATGGCGCATGGGTGGGGCCAGCAGTGCTGAGCTTGCAGCGTTACAGGCGTTCATTGAGGACCCTTCCTCCAGCGCGGTCCGTGTGTCCTCGGTGGAGACCTACACGGACCAGCCGCTGCCTCCCGGAGCCAGGGAGGTGTATCGCGGCCCGGCGCACAATGGAGACTTTCTTCTTAAATACGTAACGGTTCATTCCTATGACGGCTAG